The following proteins are encoded in a genomic region of Nicotiana sylvestris chromosome 4, ASM39365v2, whole genome shotgun sequence:
- the LOC138890145 gene encoding uncharacterized protein: MAPFEALYGRRCRSTIGWFEVGEAELIGPDLVHQAMEKVKIIKERLKTAQSCQKSYSYVRRRDLEFKGDDWVFLKISPIKGIMRFGKMGKLSLRYVRPYKIVQRIGQVEYRLKLPPEMSLVHPVFHVSVLRKVVGDMSTIVPVETMKVNEELSYEEVPVAILDRQVRKLRNKEIASVKVLWQNQLDLCKTVMYRLYVAHAAMVDRPKYSGNSGEFSEI, from the exons ATGGCACCATTCGAagcactgtatggtaggagatgtaggtctaccattgggtggtttgaggttggagaagcagaattgatagggccggacctcgtgcatcaggccatggagaaagtcaagattattaaggaaagattgaaaactgctcagagttgCCAAAAATCCTATTCGTATGTGCGTcgcagagatttagagttcaaaggagatgattgggtatttctgAAGATTTCCCCTATAAAGGGCATCATGCGATTTGGAAAGATGGGAAAATTGAGTCTGAGGTATGTCAGACCATACAAAATcgttcagaggattggtcaggtggaaTACAGGCTCAAGCTGCCACCCGAAATGTCCTTAGTACATCCGGTCTTTCATGTGTCCGTGTTGAGAAAGGTAGTGGGAGATATGTctactattgtgccagttgaaactatgAAGGTAAATGAagaactgtcatatgaagaagttccagttgccattcttgataggcaggttcggaaattgagaaataaggaaattgcatccGTGAAAGTATTATGGCAGAATCA ACttgatctatgtaaaactgtCATGTATCGGTTATATGTTGCCCATGCGGCCATG gtggataggcctaaatATAGTGGAAACTCTGGCGAATTTTcagaaatttag